One genomic region from Hylaeus volcanicus isolate JK05 unplaced genomic scaffold, UHH_iyHylVolc1.0_haploid 12164, whole genome shotgun sequence encodes:
- the LOC128882731 gene encoding LOW QUALITY PROTEIN: uncharacterized protein LOC128882731 (The sequence of the model RefSeq protein was modified relative to this genomic sequence to represent the inferred CDS: substituted 1 base at 1 genomic stop codon): MCSGPAEINSCPLINNAYEINRRFYFVMRMLGIGIHGIRNFTALMDLTSTFNSTTYYGILKTLHIAVKTIYEAVIRKAGTEEKETNLEAENRAAILTVSGDGSWSKRGFSSRMVIVSVIGKYTNKVLDVPVKSSICKACLFWKGKERTGGFEAWKATHESECNVNHEGSAGKMEVDGMIEIFKRSDEFHSAKYGFYIGDGDTKTFKMLLEAKPYGDDLTVKKKECVLHVTKRIYKRGNEARKRLIQLRKAKKQIANKQMKKQEKKGTRSSTSKAEKSAKTEPKKAQLTLKLLTNLSEYYGLAVRRNSDSIENMRKAIWATFYHKSSIDANPQHECCPSGGDSWCEWQKAEANGCLDEYYHPPALDDDVXEVLKPIYEDLTTEDLLERCTGANTQNNNESFNHCVWQLATKHIFSGKQTVEIATYCADCMFNEGYDPILKILETMGVTIGPVAADFAAKYRTERIATAERRSSLASKEARTARRTESSAENEQFEEAEGILYGPGIAD, encoded by the coding sequence ATGTGTTCGGGTCCAGCAGAGATCAATTCTTGTCCGCTGATAAACAATGCGTACGAAATCAACCGTCGTTTCTATTTTGTCATGCGAATGCTCGGCATCGGCATACATGGTATCAGAAATTTTACCGCTTTGATGGATCTGACATCAACTTTTAATAGCACAACCTATTATGGGATCCTGAAGACGCTCCACATTGCTGTAAAAACGATCTACGAAGCCGTTATCCGAAAAGCAGGCAccgaagaaaaggaaacaaatttGGAAGCGGAAAATCGAGCAGCTATACTCACGGTGTCTGGTGATGGATCTTGGTCGAAGCGCGGTTTTTCTTCGCGCATGGTTATCGTGTCTGTTATaggaaaatatacgaataaagTCCTGGACGTTCCGGTTAAATCAAGCATTTGCAAGGCTTGCTTATTTTGGAAGGGAAAAGAGCGTACTGGCGGGTTCGAGGCATGGAAGGCGACACACGAATCAGAATGCAACGTGAATCACGAAGGCAGCGCTGGAAAAATGGAGGTCGATGGCATgatcgaaatttttaagagatcTGATGAATTTCATAGTGCAAAATACGGATTTTATATAGGGGACGGAGATACGAAAACATTCAAAATGTTATTAGAAGCCAAGCCTTATGGTGACGATCTCACCGTcaaaaaaaaggaatgcgTTTTACATGTGACAAAACGTATTTATAAAAGGGGAAACGAAGCAAGGAAAAGGTTGATTCAATTAAGGAAAGCCAAAAAGCAAATTGCAAACaagcaaatgaaaaaacaagagaaaaaaggaactCGTTCGAGTACTTCAAAAGCAGAAAAATCTGCTAAAACCGAACCAAAAAAAGCGCAATTGACGCTAAAGCTATTAACCAATCTTTCAGAATATTATGGCTTAGCAGTTCGTCGAAACTCCgattcaattgaaaatatgagGAAAGCAATATGGGCGACATTTTACCACAAAAGCTCAATTGATGCAAATCCCCAGCATGAGTGTTGCCCTTCGGGAGGAGATTCGTGGTGCGAATGGCAGAAAGCTGAAGCTAATGGATGTCTAGACGAATATTATCATCCACCAGCGCTCGACGACGATGTCTAAGAGGTTTTAAAGCCAATTTACGAAGACTTGACCACAGAAGATTTATTAGAGAGATGTACGGGCGCAAACACGCAAAATAACAATGAGAGTTTTAATCATTGCGTGTGGCAACTCGCTACCAAACACATATTTTCTGGGAAACAAACTGTGGAAATCGCGACATATTGTGCAGATTGCATGTTCAACGAAGGGTATGACCCAATATTGAAAATCCTGGAGACAATGGGGGTCACCATAGGGCCGGTAGCCGCGGACTTCGCTGCTAAATACAGGACGGAGCGCATCGCAACTGCGGAACGCCGAAGCTCTCTGGCCAGCAAAGAAGCCAGAACAGCTCGTCGAACCGAAAGTTCCGcagaaaatgaacaatttgaGGAAGCAGAAGGAATATTGTATGGGCCTGGCATCGCCGATTGA
- the LOC128882733 gene encoding uncharacterized protein LOC128882733, whose product MGYSTIGEIIKECCDAIWETLQPIYMPKSNEEQWIKIAKAFSEKWNYPNCVGALDGKHVHLKCPAKSGSLFYNYKGSYSIVLLALVDANYKFILVDVGAHGKSSDGGTYERSDMCKKFVNNEYGIPQSEQLPHVIVADEAFPLKPYLMRLYSRAAIVSDEEKIYNYRHSRARRTVESAFGILAGRWRVFLKPIATNLQTADKIILAAICLHNMLRNTASSISPFEEKIIINNEVIQGVANLGLIRRNYIREAVAIRDKFKKYFVSPNGSASCPWEWDSIRKGRI is encoded by the coding sequence ATGGGATATTCCACGATTGGggaaattattaaagaatgttGTGATGCAATTTGGGAGACCTTGCAACCAATATACATGCCCAAATCCAACGAAGAACAATGGATTAAAATCGCTAAAgctttttctgaaaaatggaATTATCCAAATTGCGTTGGAGCCCTAGACGGAAAACATGTTCATCTTAAGTGTCCTGCTAAATCTGGGTCCCTTTTCTACAATTACAAAGGATCATATTCGATAGTTTTATTAGCTTTAGTGGatgcaaattataaattcatattagTGGATGTAGGAGCGCATGGCAAAAGCAGCGATGGTGGAACGTATGAAAGATCAGATatgtgtaaaaaatttgtaaataatgaatacGGTATTCCACAGTCCGAACAATTACCACACGTAATTGTTGCGGATGAAGCTTTTCCGCTTAAACCGTATCTTATGAGACTTTACAGTAGAGCGGCTATTGTAAGCGACGAGGAGAAGATCTACAATTATCGCCACTCTAGAGCTCGGCGGACGGTAGAAAGCGCTTTTGGTATTTTAGCCGGACGATGGAGAGTATTTTTGAAACCCATTGCAACGAATCTACAAACTGCAGATAAGATAATTTTAGCCGCTATATGTCTCCATAATATGTTGAGGAATACTGCAAGCAGTATTTCTCCATTTgaagagaaaattataattaataatgagGTAATTCAAGGTGTTGCTAACCTTGGACTCATACGACGAAATTATATAAGAGAAGCGGTCGCGATTagagacaaatttaaaaaatatttcgtatcTCCAAATGGTTCAGCCAGCTGTCCCTGGGAGTGGGATTCAATTAGGAAAGGAAGAATTTAA